In a single window of the Nocardioides sp. L-11A genome:
- a CDS encoding branched-chain amino acid ABC transporter permease codes for MSELVEYIVQGILIGSAYGLVALPISIVYATTHSIDAAVGSHAVVAATTAAAIGGPVGIVVGIGAGLVTTGVVAATYLILRGRGSVDPITIVLATFGIAFALQALVLLWHGREPVVGHGFSANWDLLGISVNPQSALNLAFGLVAMAAIALVLARTPLGRSLRACADNPLGAQLTGLSVRRLQTTAILIGGGLASVAGILLLYTTGVSYSSGLSITLTAIGAAVVFGFRGPIHGFVGGLLFGVVQALVAGYAETGVAAAVPYLFIFLALTLGRSTAAVARA; via the coding sequence ATGAGCGAGCTCGTGGAGTACATCGTCCAGGGGATCCTGATCGGCTCGGCCTACGGCCTGGTCGCGCTCCCCATCAGCATCGTCTATGCCACCACCCACTCCATCGACGCCGCGGTCGGCAGCCATGCGGTGGTCGCCGCGACCACGGCCGCCGCCATCGGGGGCCCGGTCGGCATCGTCGTCGGGATCGGCGCGGGCCTCGTCACGACGGGGGTCGTGGCGGCGACCTATCTGATCCTGCGCGGTCGCGGCTCGGTCGACCCGATCACCATCGTGCTGGCCACCTTCGGCATCGCCTTCGCGCTGCAGGCGCTGGTGCTGCTCTGGCACGGCCGCGAGCCGGTCGTCGGCCACGGGTTCAGCGCCAACTGGGACCTGCTGGGCATCTCGGTCAACCCGCAGTCGGCGCTCAACCTCGCGTTCGGCCTGGTCGCGATGGCCGCCATCGCCCTGGTGCTGGCCCGCACCCCCCTGGGCCGGTCGTTGCGCGCCTGCGCCGACAACCCGCTCGGCGCCCAGCTCACCGGCCTGTCCGTACGACGGCTCCAGACCACCGCCATCCTGATCGGCGGCGGACTCGCCTCGGTGGCGGGCATCCTGCTCCTCTACACGACCGGCGTGAGCTACTCCTCCGGCCTCTCGATCACGCTGACGGCGATCGGCGCCGCCGTGGTCTTCGGCTTCCGCGGCCCCATCCACGGCTTCGTGGGAGGTCTGCTGTTCGGCGTGGTCCAGGCCCTGGTCGCCGGGTACGCCGAGACCGGCGTCGCCGCGGCGGTCCCGTACCTCTTCATCTTCCTGGCCCTGACCCTGGGCCGCTCCACCGCCGCGGTGGCCCGCGCATGA
- a CDS encoding ABC transporter ATP-binding protein encodes MSLVATDLAISFGGVSALAGVGLTLEPGTVHGVIGPNGSGKSTMFNCLTGLIRPDRGTVVLDERDISGVATHRRIHLGLARTFQTPRFDPATTVWQAVACGFYPTSGRGLLPSLLWAPWVSRAERATAERTDALLADFRLDDARDATIGELPLGRVRLVEVARAMAMAPRYLLLDEPAAGLAVDEQELLASELTRLAGAGVGVLLVEHNFDLVVRMCHRILVLERGRVLTEGTAAEVAVDPAVQRVYLGMEEVA; translated from the coding sequence ATGAGTCTCGTCGCCACCGACCTCGCCATCAGCTTCGGCGGCGTCAGCGCGCTCGCCGGGGTCGGCCTCACCTTGGAGCCCGGAACCGTGCACGGGGTGATCGGGCCCAACGGCTCGGGCAAGAGCACCATGTTCAACTGCCTGACCGGCCTGATCCGGCCCGACCGCGGCACCGTCGTCCTCGACGAGCGCGACATCAGCGGCGTGGCGACCCACCGGCGGATCCACCTCGGCCTGGCCCGCACCTTCCAGACCCCCCGCTTCGACCCGGCCACGACCGTGTGGCAGGCCGTGGCCTGCGGCTTCTACCCCACGTCGGGACGCGGTCTGCTGCCGTCCCTGCTGTGGGCACCCTGGGTGAGCCGGGCCGAGCGGGCCACCGCCGAGCGCACCGATGCCCTGCTCGCGGACTTCCGGCTCGACGACGCGCGCGACGCGACGATCGGCGAGCTCCCCCTCGGCCGGGTGCGCCTGGTCGAGGTGGCCCGCGCGATGGCCATGGCGCCGCGCTACCTGCTGCTCGACGAACCCGCCGCGGGACTCGCCGTCGACGAGCAGGAGCTGCTCGCGAGCGAGCTCACCCGACTCGCCGGGGCGGGGGTCGGCGTCTTGCTGGTGGAGCACAACTTCGACCTGGTGGTGCGGATGTGCCACCGGATCCTGGTGCTCGAGCGCGGCCGGGTGCTCACCGAGGGCACGGCGGCGGAGGTCGCCGTCGACCCGGCGGTGCAACGTGTCTACCTCGGCATGGAGGAGGTCGCCTGA
- a CDS encoding ABC transporter substrate-binding protein, whose product MTRFTTARRSLVAAIALGSMLTVAACGTGEAGTASGSGGGSADDPLRVGLLFSLTGPAAPYGISERNGARVVLDDINADGGINGKKIEIFEADDKTDPTTAAQEARKLITQDKVDVIIGTTAGGNTLAYAPIAAGLKTPILATNGTISVTDKANDFWPWIFRSAPSDLVTMQAMLDQVVAEGKTKVGIFAEQSAYGDSSVAYIEEQADDLGLDLVGTTSAAVTDTDFTAQATKLRNADPDVVLLVTGATALGVGIARAVRQGGSDVDLWGGIGLAQQGFIDGAGEAAEGVHMVAMNNWNNPSEDEKRLKDLLEAAGYDATSYEAAGANGAQVVAAGAEKIDGEITGEKLRDAMENVCDLDTYAIGASVCYTKDERDGMGTDALALLVVEDGAFATYQPGS is encoded by the coding sequence ATGACCCGTTTCACGACCGCGCGACGCTCGCTGGTCGCGGCAATCGCTCTCGGATCGATGCTGACCGTCGCCGCCTGCGGCACCGGCGAGGCCGGCACGGCCTCCGGCAGCGGCGGCGGCAGCGCCGACGACCCGCTCCGGGTCGGCCTGCTGTTCTCGCTGACCGGCCCCGCCGCGCCGTACGGCATCAGTGAGCGCAATGGCGCACGCGTCGTCCTCGACGACATCAACGCCGACGGCGGGATCAACGGCAAGAAGATCGAGATCTTCGAGGCCGACGACAAGACCGACCCGACCACGGCCGCCCAGGAGGCGCGCAAGCTGATCACCCAGGACAAGGTCGACGTCATCATCGGCACCACCGCCGGCGGCAACACGCTGGCCTACGCGCCGATCGCGGCCGGTCTCAAGACGCCGATCCTGGCGACCAATGGCACCATCTCGGTGACCGACAAGGCCAACGACTTCTGGCCCTGGATCTTCCGATCGGCGCCGAGCGACCTCGTCACGATGCAGGCGATGCTCGACCAGGTGGTGGCCGAGGGCAAGACCAAGGTCGGCATCTTCGCCGAGCAGTCGGCGTACGGCGACTCCAGCGTCGCCTACATCGAGGAGCAGGCCGACGACCTCGGCCTCGACCTCGTCGGCACGACCAGCGCGGCGGTGACCGACACCGACTTCACCGCCCAGGCGACCAAGCTCCGCAACGCCGACCCCGACGTCGTGCTGCTGGTCACCGGCGCCACCGCGCTGGGAGTCGGCATCGCCCGCGCCGTCCGCCAGGGTGGCTCGGACGTCGACCTGTGGGGTGGGATCGGACTGGCCCAGCAGGGCTTCATCGACGGCGCCGGCGAGGCCGCCGAGGGCGTGCACATGGTCGCGATGAACAACTGGAACAACCCGTCCGAGGACGAGAAGCGGCTCAAGGACCTGCTCGAGGCGGCCGGGTACGACGCCACGTCGTACGAGGCCGCGGGCGCCAACGGTGCCCAGGTGGTGGCCGCGGGCGCGGAGAAGATCGACGGGGAGATCACCGGCGAGAAGCTGCGCGACGCCATGGAGAACGTCTGTGACCTCGACACCTACGCCATCGGCGCGTCGGTCTGCTACACGAAGGACGAGCGGGACGGGATGGGCACCGACGCCCTGGCCCTGCTCGTGGTCGAGGACGGCGCGTTCGCGACCTACCAGCCCGGGTCCTGA
- a CDS encoding ATP-binding cassette domain-containing protein encodes MSSGLSCTALDAGYGRMVVCRDIELTVEPGGLLAILGPNGAGKSTLLQALAGITQKAGTVRLGEVDVSRRRATARARAGIAFVPETRGNIFATMTVRENLAIAGRSTPTERRRLRHAMAQEVFPALETYADRASGLLSGGEQQMLAIAMALLADPKVILLDEPSQGLAPSVLRDIEQALRALRPSGITVVLAEQNQRFATSLADRVLHISAGRLVAPAAAYQEETAGGAIGVLP; translated from the coding sequence ATGAGCAGTGGACTCTCGTGCACCGCGCTCGACGCGGGCTACGGACGGATGGTGGTGTGCCGCGACATCGAACTCACCGTCGAGCCCGGCGGGCTGCTCGCGATCCTGGGCCCCAACGGCGCCGGCAAGAGCACCCTGCTGCAGGCACTGGCCGGGATCACCCAGAAGGCGGGGACCGTCCGTCTCGGCGAGGTCGACGTCAGCCGCAGGCGCGCGACCGCGCGGGCTCGCGCCGGCATCGCCTTCGTCCCCGAGACCCGCGGCAACATCTTCGCCACCATGACCGTCCGCGAGAACCTCGCCATCGCGGGACGCTCGACACCGACCGAGCGACGGCGCCTGCGCCACGCCATGGCGCAGGAGGTCTTCCCCGCACTGGAGACGTACGCCGACCGCGCGTCCGGCCTGCTCAGCGGTGGCGAGCAGCAGATGCTGGCGATCGCCATGGCCCTGCTGGCGGATCCGAAGGTGATCCTCCTCGACGAGCCGTCCCAGGGACTGGCGCCCTCGGTGCTGCGCGACATCGAGCAGGCGCTGCGGGCACTGCGCCCCTCGGGCATCACCGTGGTGCTCGCCGAGCAGAACCAGCGCTTCGCCACCAGCCTGGCCGATCGCGTGCTGCACATCAGTGCCGGGCGCCTGGTCGCGCCGGCCGCGGCGTACCAGGAGGAGACGGCGGGCGGCGCCATCGGCGTGCTGCCGTGA
- a CDS encoding SDR family oxidoreductase, translating into MDGICSGRVAIVTGAGRGLGRAHALELARQGARVVVNDTGGDVHGTGADRAVADLVVEEIRALGGEAVANYADAADWEGAASIVSDALEAYGRLDSLVNNAGILRDRMFVNMSVEEWDDCIRGHLRTTFSCTKHAVAHWREESRAGREVDARVINTSSPSGLYGNLGQSNYGAAKAGIAAFTIITASELARYGITVNAIAPGARTRMTENLAVLDGATTDADGGFDEMAPENVSPLIAFLASSRSAGITGRVFNVWGGRVSVAEGWAAGPGEDKGARWTVDELTYSLPAFVSDAAPNADTWGVRPESTFA; encoded by the coding sequence ATGGACGGCATCTGCAGTGGCCGCGTCGCCATCGTGACCGGAGCGGGCCGCGGCCTCGGCCGAGCCCATGCGCTCGAGCTCGCCCGCCAGGGCGCGCGCGTCGTCGTCAACGACACCGGCGGCGACGTCCACGGCACCGGCGCCGACCGGGCCGTGGCGGACCTGGTCGTCGAGGAGATCCGGGCACTGGGCGGCGAGGCCGTCGCGAACTACGCCGACGCCGCCGACTGGGAGGGCGCGGCGAGCATCGTGTCCGACGCGCTCGAGGCCTATGGCCGCCTCGACTCCCTGGTCAACAACGCAGGCATCCTGCGCGACCGGATGTTCGTGAACATGTCGGTCGAGGAGTGGGACGACTGCATCCGCGGGCACCTGCGCACGACCTTCTCCTGCACCAAGCACGCCGTCGCGCACTGGCGCGAGGAGTCCCGCGCGGGACGCGAGGTGGACGCCCGGGTCATCAACACCTCCTCACCGTCGGGGCTGTACGGCAACCTCGGGCAGAGCAACTACGGAGCGGCGAAGGCCGGCATCGCGGCGTTCACGATCATCACCGCGAGTGAGCTCGCCCGCTACGGCATCACCGTCAACGCCATCGCACCGGGCGCCCGCACCCGGATGACGGAGAACCTCGCCGTGCTCGATGGCGCCACGACCGATGCCGACGGCGGGTTCGACGAGATGGCGCCCGAGAACGTCTCCCCGCTCATCGCCTTCCTCGCCAGCAGCCGCTCGGCCGGGATCACCGGCCGCGTCTTCAACGTCTGGGGCGGTCGGGTCAGTGTCGCCGAGGGCTGGGCCGCCGGCCCCGGCGAGGACAAGGGAGCCCGGTGGACCGTCGACGAGCTCACCTACTCCCTGCCGGCCTTCGTCTCCGACGCGGCCCCGAACGCCGACACCTGGGGCGTCCGGCCGGAGTCGACCTTCGCCTGA
- a CDS encoding acyl-CoA dehydrogenase, translated as MILRDEDLLIWQGVVRDFLATVEVRDRPPGARIDRELWRRACDQLGVAGLDLPEDLGGAASGFGALAVVLRECGRVLAPLPVLGSVVLGQGLLLAAGDDAALAELLPGLLGGELVLAAVLDAPDLEVVAEGADGRLTGRLGEVVDGMSADLLLVVDGSGRLWLVGPEDDGVDRRTMPSMDLVRDFAVVTLTSAPARRVGDRLAADALARLRRARTAAVACEQHGGAEAVLAATVAYTLDRVQFGRRIGSFQAVKHRCADLAIELDLSLSAVEHAAWAVQEDADVAPLAVAMAGATCGPAYLRCALENVQLHGGIGFTWEHSAHLHVRRAESDLALFGDAERHREAVLESLVPST; from the coding sequence ATGATCCTGCGCGACGAGGACCTGCTGATCTGGCAGGGCGTGGTGCGGGACTTCCTCGCCACCGTCGAGGTGCGCGACCGCCCACCGGGCGCGCGGATCGACCGCGAGCTGTGGCGTCGCGCGTGCGACCAGCTGGGCGTGGCGGGCCTGGACCTACCCGAGGATCTCGGCGGTGCGGCCTCCGGCTTCGGGGCGCTCGCCGTCGTGCTGCGCGAGTGTGGACGCGTGCTGGCGCCGCTGCCGGTGCTCGGCTCGGTCGTGCTGGGTCAGGGCCTGCTGCTGGCCGCGGGGGACGACGCCGCCCTCGCCGAGCTCCTGCCCGGACTGCTGGGTGGGGAGCTGGTCCTTGCCGCGGTGCTGGACGCACCGGACCTGGAGGTGGTCGCCGAGGGGGCGGACGGTCGGCTGACCGGCCGGCTCGGCGAGGTCGTCGACGGCATGTCCGCCGATCTCCTGCTCGTCGTCGACGGCTCCGGGCGGCTGTGGCTGGTCGGTCCGGAGGACGACGGCGTGGACCGCAGGACGATGCCGTCGATGGACCTGGTCCGCGACTTCGCCGTGGTCACGCTCACGAGCGCGCCCGCGCGGCGCGTCGGCGACCGGCTCGCGGCCGATGCGCTCGCCAGGTTGCGCCGTGCCCGGACGGCCGCGGTCGCCTGCGAGCAGCACGGAGGAGCGGAGGCGGTACTCGCTGCCACGGTCGCCTACACCCTGGACCGGGTGCAGTTCGGGCGTCGGATCGGCTCCTTCCAAGCGGTCAAGCACCGTTGCGCGGATCTCGCCATCGAGCTCGACCTCAGCCTGTCCGCCGTGGAGCACGCGGCCTGGGCGGTCCAGGAGGACGCGGACGTCGCGCCGCTCGCCGTCGCCATGGCCGGTGCGACCTGCGGGCCGGCGTACCTGCGCTGCGCACTGGAGAACGTCCAGCTGCACGGCGGGATCGGCTTCACCTGGGAGCACTCAGCGCACCTGCACGTGCGGCGCGCGGAGTCGGACCTGGCGCTGTTCGGCGACGCGGAGCGGCATCGCGAGGCGGTGCTGGAAAGTCTCGTGCCAAGTACTTGA
- a CDS encoding AMP-binding protein translates to MTDSTRPTALEARWGPTSAWNVGTQLRRQAVERPRAPYVAVGDAPALAFAEVAAEAERTAGRFWSLGLRAGDRVLFFLPTCGEAVHGWLGAKLLGLVDIPLNDAFRGESLAHAVNLSGARVIVLSRALAPELAQVRDRITGDLAVVVAEDLDELPVATDWEPAAPAHSDLSTVLLTSGTTGPAKGVMMTNAQTHAIARECAEGLRMGAEDVFYCFHPLFHMAGRFGALYAALITGARVCLDVGFAPERWIDRIRACGATVTIAHGPMIEMVHATERRPDDATTALRAVLAAPLPAAIGADFEERFGVVALETWGMTEVTACCWRPYDAPLRLGAAGRPLDELVEITVVDPVTDEPLPAGQVGEITVRPRHPWLLMQGYLGMPEETVRAWRNLRFHSGDAGFLDDDGWLHFVDRLGDRIRRKAENISSYDIEVAAGSHPGVTEAAAVGVPVTPSDDEIKLVVATRGSFDPEALFRHLVAELPHHMVPRYVERLDALPRTPTNKVRKRELRERGVTSGTWDYKAAGLSIRTLRGSTDHTGQRPTAAAKGSTA, encoded by the coding sequence GTGACCGACAGCACACGGCCGACGGCGCTGGAGGCCCGCTGGGGACCGACCTCCGCGTGGAACGTCGGTACCCAGCTTCGGCGTCAGGCCGTGGAGCGGCCGCGAGCGCCGTACGTCGCCGTCGGCGACGCGCCCGCGCTGGCCTTCGCGGAGGTCGCCGCCGAGGCCGAGCGGACCGCCGGCCGGTTCTGGTCACTCGGCCTGCGCGCCGGCGACCGGGTGCTGTTCTTCCTCCCCACCTGCGGCGAGGCGGTCCACGGCTGGCTCGGCGCGAAGCTCCTCGGCCTGGTCGACATCCCCCTGAACGACGCCTTCCGCGGCGAGTCCCTGGCGCACGCGGTCAACCTCTCCGGCGCCCGGGTGATCGTGCTGAGCCGCGCGCTCGCCCCCGAGCTCGCCCAGGTGCGCGACAGGATCACGGGCGACCTCGCCGTGGTCGTCGCCGAGGACCTCGACGAGCTCCCCGTCGCCACGGACTGGGAGCCGGCCGCCCCTGCCCACAGCGACCTGTCCACGGTGCTGCTCACCTCCGGCACCACGGGACCGGCCAAGGGCGTGATGATGACCAACGCCCAGACGCACGCGATCGCTCGGGAGTGCGCGGAGGGTCTGCGGATGGGCGCCGAGGACGTCTTCTACTGCTTCCATCCGCTGTTCCACATGGCCGGCCGGTTCGGCGCGCTCTACGCCGCGCTGATCACCGGGGCCCGGGTGTGCCTCGACGTCGGCTTCGCCCCTGAGCGCTGGATCGACCGGATCCGGGCCTGCGGTGCGACGGTCACCATCGCCCACGGCCCGATGATCGAGATGGTGCACGCGACCGAGCGCCGCCCCGACGACGCCACGACCGCGCTGCGCGCGGTGCTCGCCGCTCCCCTGCCGGCGGCGATCGGCGCCGACTTCGAGGAGCGCTTCGGCGTCGTCGCCCTCGAGACATGGGGCATGACCGAGGTGACCGCCTGCTGCTGGCGTCCGTACGACGCCCCGCTCCGGTTGGGGGCGGCCGGCCGCCCCCTCGACGAGCTGGTCGAGATCACCGTGGTCGACCCGGTGACCGACGAGCCGCTTCCGGCCGGACAGGTCGGCGAGATCACGGTGCGCCCGCGCCATCCCTGGCTGCTCATGCAGGGCTACCTCGGCATGCCCGAGGAGACCGTGCGCGCCTGGCGCAACCTGCGCTTCCACAGCGGCGACGCCGGCTTCCTCGACGACGACGGCTGGCTGCACTTCGTCGACCGCCTCGGCGACCGGATCCGCCGCAAGGCCGAGAACATCTCGTCCTACGACATCGAGGTCGCCGCCGGCAGCCACCCCGGCGTGACCGAGGCGGCGGCGGTCGGCGTACCCGTCACGCCGTCGGACGACGAGATCAAGCTCGTGGTCGCGACCCGCGGGAGCTTCGACCCCGAGGCGCTCTTCCGCCATCTCGTCGCCGAGCTCCCGCACCACATGGTCCCGCGCTACGTCGAGCGCCTCGACGCACTGCCCCGCACGCCCACCAACAAGGTGCGCAAGCGGGAGCTGCGCGAGCGCGGCGTCACCTCGGGCACCTGGGACTACAAGGCGGCGGGACTCTCCATCCGCACCCTGCGTGGGTCCACGGACCACACCGGACAACGACCGACAGCAGCCGCGAAAGGCAGCACCGCATGA
- a CDS encoding phosphotransferase family protein: MSGAPLGSATTDHPELAPVRPGEELDWVALERHLKEHLPELGGPLSVLQFPNGSANLTYQVTVGERRLVVRRPPFGKLAPGAHDMAREHRVLSRLHRAYPRAPRALLYCEDESVVGSRFFVSEYRPGIVVWDTVPAQLAGPDAGHRIGLAVVDALADLHLVDPASCDLGDLGRPAGYLERQLRGWLGRWEAVSPEPGTAVERAGAALVTALPATARDAIVHNDFKTDNCQFAPGDPDVVVSVFDWDMATLGDPLVDLGTLLNYWPGDDGSPALAIPGLENLGLPTKGEVVARYAERSGLDVDRATVDWYEAFGCWKTAVIMQQLYDRHLRGETSDPRMAERGAQVQSLGERALALLGVSS; this comes from the coding sequence GTGAGCGGCGCGCCCCTCGGCTCGGCCACCACCGACCATCCGGAGCTGGCCCCGGTGCGGCCGGGCGAGGAGCTCGACTGGGTCGCGCTCGAGCGGCACCTCAAGGAGCACCTGCCCGAGCTCGGCGGTCCCCTGTCCGTGCTGCAGTTCCCCAACGGGTCGGCCAACCTGACCTACCAGGTCACGGTCGGCGAGCGCCGCCTCGTCGTACGCCGGCCGCCGTTCGGCAAGCTCGCGCCGGGCGCGCACGACATGGCCCGCGAGCACCGGGTGCTGTCGCGCCTGCACCGTGCCTACCCGCGTGCTCCGCGGGCGCTGCTGTACTGCGAGGACGAGTCGGTCGTCGGCTCGCGCTTCTTCGTCTCCGAGTACCGCCCGGGCATCGTCGTGTGGGACACGGTCCCGGCGCAGCTGGCCGGGCCCGACGCGGGCCACCGGATCGGGCTGGCGGTCGTCGACGCGCTCGCCGACCTGCACCTCGTGGACCCGGCGTCCTGCGACCTGGGCGACCTGGGTCGGCCCGCCGGCTATCTCGAGCGCCAGCTCCGCGGCTGGCTCGGCCGGTGGGAGGCCGTGTCGCCGGAGCCCGGCACCGCCGTCGAGCGCGCCGGCGCCGCCCTGGTCACGGCACTGCCCGCGACCGCACGCGACGCCATCGTCCACAACGACTTCAAGACCGACAACTGCCAGTTCGCTCCAGGCGACCCGGACGTCGTGGTGTCCGTCTTCGACTGGGACATGGCGACCCTCGGCGACCCGTTGGTCGACCTCGGCACCCTGCTCAACTACTGGCCGGGTGACGACGGCTCGCCGGCGCTCGCGATCCCGGGCCTGGAGAACCTCGGTCTCCCGACCAAGGGCGAGGTCGTGGCGAGGTACGCCGAGCGGTCGGGGCTGGACGTCGACCGTGCCACCGTCGACTGGTACGAGGCCTTCGGCTGCTGGAAGACGGCCGTGATCATGCAGCAGCTCTACGACCGGCATCTGCGCGGCGAGACCAGCGATCCGCGGATGGCCGAGCGTGGTGCCCAGGTGCAGTCCCTCGGTGAGCGCGCTCTCGCCCTGCTGGGGGTGTCGTCATGA
- a CDS encoding CaiB/BaiF CoA-transferase family protein, producing the protein MSGAGALAGIRVVDLSRNAPGPYASMLLARLGADVVTVAGGRTGEALPELAAGKRRITLDIRTPDGARALETLVAGADVLLESFRPGVLDRLGVGYDRLSRINPRLVHCALTGYGQSGPLRAAAGHDLNYLAVTGVLGCLGPADEPAVPPINLVADMGGGGLWAAFGILAALHERERTGAGRYVDASMVDGVLSMMGTWLTAWGTSVLPARGEGLMSGQAPFYRCYRCADGAWVAVGAIEPRFFAELWRLLGLPGDPPDHLDPARWPELGARLEAVFATRTRDTWAALANDECCLTPVLAPDEVRHHPHHRDRLPQGAEVAPADLFPRVDWLAANGWTDGTDRTEAVLRAAGLEQDVLARVLTALAAVPQPELAWPPTH; encoded by the coding sequence GTGAGCGGCGCCGGCGCGCTCGCGGGCATCCGCGTCGTCGACCTGTCGCGCAACGCTCCCGGCCCCTACGCCTCGATGCTGCTGGCCCGACTGGGCGCGGACGTGGTCACGGTCGCCGGCGGACGCACCGGCGAGGCGCTGCCCGAGCTGGCCGCCGGCAAGCGCCGGATCACCCTCGACATCCGAACGCCCGACGGCGCCCGCGCGCTGGAGACGCTGGTCGCCGGCGCCGACGTGCTGCTGGAGTCGTTCCGGCCCGGCGTCCTGGACCGGCTCGGTGTCGGCTACGACCGGCTCTCCCGGATCAACCCGCGCCTGGTGCACTGCGCGCTCACCGGCTACGGCCAGTCCGGGCCGCTGCGCGCGGCCGCCGGCCACGACCTCAACTATCTCGCCGTGACGGGCGTCCTGGGCTGTCTCGGGCCGGCGGACGAGCCCGCCGTACCGCCGATCAACCTGGTCGCCGACATGGGCGGCGGCGGGCTGTGGGCGGCCTTCGGCATCCTCGCGGCGCTGCACGAGCGCGAGCGGACCGGCGCCGGGCGCTACGTCGACGCCTCGATGGTCGACGGCGTGCTCTCCATGATGGGCACCTGGCTGACCGCCTGGGGCACCAGCGTGCTGCCGGCGCGGGGCGAGGGGCTGATGAGCGGCCAGGCGCCGTTCTACCGCTGCTACCGCTGCGCCGACGGCGCCTGGGTCGCCGTCGGCGCCATCGAGCCCCGCTTCTTCGCCGAGCTCTGGCGGCTGCTCGGCCTGCCCGGGGACCCGCCCGACCACCTCGACCCCGCGCGATGGCCGGAGCTCGGCGCCCGCCTCGAGGCGGTGTTCGCCACCCGCACTCGCGACACGTGGGCCGCGCTCGCGAACGACGAGTGCTGCCTCACCCCGGTGCTCGCCCCGGACGAGGTGCGCCACCATCCCCACCACCGCGACCGGCTCCCCCAGGGCGCCGAGGTCGCGCCCGCGGACCTGTTCCCGCGCGTCGACTGGCTGGCCGCCAACGGCTGGACGGACGGCACCGACCGCACCGAGGCGGTGCTGCGCGCGGCGGGCCTCGAGCAGGACGTCCTCGCCCGGGTCCTGACCGCGCTGGCCGCCGTCCCGCAACCCGAGCTCGCCTGGCCGCCGACCCACTGA
- a CDS encoding branched-chain amino acid ABC transporter permease translates to MSTGGVPVMVRRQRPTLVLTAAVVALMIVIGQDPARVDAAITIAVFALLALSVAISYGQAGILSVAQAAFAALGAYASAILTTRWELSPVLGLVGAVLVPALVAYPLSRLVGRLSHLALAIATLVFGEIVVILLREGGDLTGGYIGISGIPPLPWALDLKNYAIFSWVAVIVVVALYANLVGSSHGRALQTIRWDTLRARADGVDVPARVAGVFSLSAAVAGLAGWLYAHYVTFLAPESLPSALSITAILMAVVGGTRYVLGPIVGTAVLFYVNDALPSEEAQGLLYGAALVVALIVAPQGLLGLADQARRAIGRRPAPRLSPPARSEAPESASPTTRSDEPAEVTR, encoded by the coding sequence ATGAGCACCGGAGGTGTCCCCGTCATGGTTCGGCGCCAGCGCCCCACCCTCGTCCTCACCGCCGCGGTCGTGGCCCTGATGATCGTGATCGGGCAGGACCCGGCGAGGGTCGACGCCGCGATCACCATCGCGGTCTTCGCCCTGCTCGCGCTCTCGGTGGCGATCTCCTACGGCCAGGCCGGGATCCTCTCCGTCGCGCAGGCCGCCTTCGCCGCGCTCGGCGCGTACGCGAGCGCGATCCTCACCACCCGGTGGGAGCTGAGCCCGGTGCTCGGCCTGGTCGGCGCGGTCCTCGTGCCCGCCCTGGTCGCCTACCCCCTGTCCCGCCTGGTCGGGCGGCTCTCCCACCTGGCGCTGGCCATCGCCACGTTGGTCTTCGGCGAGATCGTCGTGATCCTGCTGCGCGAGGGCGGCGACCTCACCGGCGGCTACATCGGCATCTCCGGGATCCCGCCCCTGCCCTGGGCGCTGGACCTGAAGAACTACGCGATCTTCTCGTGGGTCGCGGTCATCGTCGTCGTGGCTCTCTACGCGAACCTGGTGGGGAGCAGTCACGGCCGGGCGCTGCAGACCATCCGCTGGGACACGCTGCGCGCGCGGGCCGACGGGGTCGACGTACCGGCCCGGGTGGCGGGCGTGTTCAGCCTCTCGGCCGCCGTCGCCGGCCTGGCCGGCTGGCTCTATGCCCACTACGTCACCTTCCTGGCCCCGGAGTCGCTGCCGAGCGCCCTCTCGATCACCGCCATCCTGATGGCGGTCGTCGGCGGCACCCGCTACGTCCTGGGACCTATCGTCGGCACCGCCGTGCTGTTCTACGTCAACGACGCGCTTCCGTCGGAGGAGGCCCAAGGCCTGCTGTACGGCGCCGCGCTGGTCGTCGCGCTGATCGTGGCGCCGCAGGGCCTGCTCGGTCTGGCCGACCAGGCCCGTCGCGCCATCGGGCGCCGGCCGGCTCCGCGGCTCTCCCCTCCGGCGAGATCGGAGGCGCCGGAGTCGGCGTCCCCGACGACCCGGTCCGACGAGCCTGCCGAGGTGACCCGATGA